In Malus sylvestris chromosome 2, drMalSylv7.2, whole genome shotgun sequence, the genomic stretch ttggtccttgttgatgcacaaaaccggaggggtcttggaataacgtaaatccgaccgtgaatctgcaagaaagtaaagaacacaagaagtatcgtggttcatccccaatgtttgggctacatccacactgatattgtactTCTCTATTTGTTAGCCTTGTGGCTTTGTATGTGAGgaagagagcttctgagggtgagagagctctctcctatggcctaagaattggcctcccttaatgaggagagtgatggatccttttatagaataagggctcctcacttattatatatttgcctattcatttattacataattacatttgagtccccctagtatttatacgagatctaaatacggaggccctaagtttggtacaaacagtagtcccccaagtcttcagtcaagagagtcttttggctggagacttgaaattcagtttatgtgtgggccgaagtaactagatgtcatctagaactgatactcgatatgagacggtgctcaatgtgaaatgatgctcaactagaagtagcacatgttgcgaggctgctcgggtTGTGGTTTATGTTACCCtggttggctcagcttgtggcgttgaaggtgagggagtcctttttatagaataagggctcgctcttcaatacataaatgatgggctagaattgatgctcgcgacgaggcggttgctcagtaggcggcgatgctctctaatgatggtgagggagtcatttttataaaataagggctcactcctcaatacataagtgatgggttaggagtgatgcacacggcgatgcggttgctcagttgacggcgatgctctctaatgatggtgagggagtcccttttatagaataagggttcgcttctcaatacataagtgatgggctaagtcccccaagtatttttcatgaggcccagttgaggcccaatatatggtacataatgtagtcccctaagtcttcggtcaatagaggtTATTGGCTGGAGACTTAAAATTGACTCTATGTATAggccgaagtggcagttgttcggaggcggtattggtataccttgcactgaagctttgtaggtaaagctttgcaagtgaagcttttgaagctggagctctcgaagctggagctctgtaaatgaagctttcgaagctgattgacatgagtgatgctcatgaatgtttatgttgattgatatgagtgatgcttatggatgttgacatgagtaatgctcatgaatgttgacatgagtgatgctcatgaatgttgacatgaatgatggtcatgaatgtttatgtacgATTGACATGAGttatgctcatgaatgtttatgtatgattgacatgagtgatgcttatgtataattttggagtactagacgtacttttaatcacctggttggtgataatagcggcaggctgtcgaataattttttgtagtactaggcatacttttaatcacctggttgttGATAATAGCcctgctgaataattttttgtagtactggacgtacttttgatcacctagttggtgataatagcggtaggctgtcgaataattttttgtagtactggacgtacttttgatcacttggttagtgataatagcggcaggctgtcgaataattttttgtagtactgggcgtacttttgatcacctggttggtgataatagcggcaggctgccgaataattttttgtagtacttgacgtacttttgatcacctagttggtgataatagagggcatggctcttttgggcatatgggtcttcgccctccacataacattccagcccattattttgggcttgccccttttttttttttttaaccctctgatggggttatacagatatctccgaaatatacaaaaaataaattacatcatttaaaaataaatccaaccctctgctcaatgggtcacgcatATAATTCCCTcttctgcatgccatcaccaccgcaattatgtctgcttctttttatcttcttttgttttttgcttttgctttctgcttttactttctgctttttctttttcttttccttttgcagatggcagacaatGAATGATTAATAGaattaataataagaaaaaatcttatctctgcttttgcttttgtttttgtttcttctcgGTTTTTCTGCTGAGAGTCACTGGGTTGAGATTCCGAGTTCGAGGGATCCGAGTCGGGAGCTGGCCTGATGGGTCCTCTCGCCTACCTATGGCGTACCTGATAGGTCATTTCGCTGCCGCTAGATCCCAACTGCTGTTGTTGGAGGTGTTGTCCGTGCTTAAGCTTGTCGAGTTTAGTGCAAATCTTCATCACTGCACCAAAAGCCTCATCCATAGGCTCACCCGTCAGGTGATCTGGTTTTGTTGGGGTCATTATGCAGAGACGGAAATGGGTTATATCAGGGCAGTTTTGTGCAATGGTTACTACAGCGGCATTAGTCATCTACCAATAAAAGAAGAGGACATAGCGGAGTCTTGGACAACTATTGGACACAGCAACAAACCCAGATTCAGTCACTCCATCAACAACATCATCTCCATTGGGAGAAGAAGGGAAAACACGGAGTTCCTCAATCAAAGGACAGTTTGATCTAACAACCTTTAACCTTTTGTCTTCCACTGTGTCCAGCACCCAAAGGCACCGGAGATGTGGACAATGAGGAACAAGCTTAGCAGGGTCCTAACTTTGTAAAGTTGCTGCATAGCTCAAATTCAAGAAAGTAAGATTCGTGCAGATATGATACAGAACTAGGAGATAAAGAGCTGTTGCTTTTCATAAACCAGAGAACGCATGTAAATTCTTGCAGTTGCTAAACACCTTTTCGAGTTCTGAATGCTGagagggtgtgagctcttgccAGAACTAGCCGGTGCCTAGCTCGAGAAGTTGAAAAGCATGGTTGAGAAGACTTCGTATTTGGTCCCAAAACTCGATCCTGGAAAAAAAGGTGTGAGCATGATAAGGCAGAGAGCGATGGAGTActggagaaagagagagacagatTGTAATGAGATACTGAAAGCACCAAGTCAGTGGCTTCCATTTGATCTCAACGTTTGAGCTCTTCATCCTCTTCCCGATCTGGGCCGTTGCAGCCGTCCTGCGGTTGAAGGTCGGTCAGATTCTTGTGCTCGACGGAAATCTAAAGCGAGAAAAAGATAGAGCCAGAGATGCAGGTGAGGGAGTCCCGAGAAAGAATAAGACAGAGCCGGAGTGGGCCCACCGAGTCGGATAGCTGTCGGATTCTTTAGCCATGATCTCCCGCTCATCTCATGTGATCTTGTAATAGCCTTGATGCATGAGCTGGTCGCGACGAGTGCTGTTGGTTTTCTCACGAAAGCCGCCACTTGATACAGCTGTTGCAGTCGCTATTTGGTCTATTTGAACCAAAAGCAAAAGTGTTTAAAAAGTAAAGGAAATAACTAGTACATGTTAGACCTTGGATTTAAGTAATAGTGGCTGTGAAGGATGCTCGGCGATCGCGAAATGGGTGGGGTGTGGTGAGGTTGGGTCGCTCATGGCTTTTTTTCTCAGGAAGCAGCAAAACGAAGTTTTTGTGCAGACACAAATTtgtgagttgcagatcttccagaaatgagtagagagagaaaaaaaattggttttttttattttaaaaaaactgCAGAGTCTGTGaaggttttctggaaaagcccaAAGAGTGAGGTTTTTTGGGTTTCTGcagtttcacggtggtgagatgaaaaaaatgaaagaaccgacatagctttttatGTCAAtttccacagacggcgccaaatgttgatacacaaaactggaggggtcttggaacaatgttaatccgactgtgaatctgcaagaaagtaaagaacacaagatgtatcaggATTCATCcaaatgtttgggctacatctacactgatattgtatttctctatttgttagccttgtggctttgtatgtgaggaagagagcttctgagggtgagagagctctctcctatggcctaagaattggcctcccttaatgaagagagtgagaggtcattttatagaatgagggctctcacttattacatatttaccccttcatttattacatgattacatttgagtcctccgagtatttatacgagatctaaatacagaggccctaagtatggtacaaacagacctcatagatcatccttacaaaatattagccaaatcggaaatatttgaGACACCTAATTGAGTTAAAAGAAATTGGCGAATACTTTAttctataagaaacaatgaaatttcatcgtgataattaaataagcaaataatttcagattaaattgaattttacaatgataaatttataaatcgagacttataaaataaataatttagatCATTAAAATTCGACATAAAATGCCCACGTCTAATCAGCATTTTTATTCAAAAAGGGAGATCCCATAAGACAAAGGGCtgtataaagaaaaaacctcGTCTCCAAAACATGGATTCCAATTTCACACCCCACCTGGAATCTCACCCTTAAGCCCTTTCCTTCCAAAAATTTTGTTTCCAGAACTTATAAgacatccaaaaaaaaaaaaagcaaacaacAATAGAGAAAATATTTCTCTGTTTTTCAAATTACTGTTTCCCACTCTGTTTTGCATTTATGTGGGATTGTTCTTCCAAACCATCAGCTGAATCATAAACCCTAGATCACACCCACCTCCCTGAGAGATCGAACTGAGAAAAAAGGATTCTTCTTTATGAATATTCAGTATTTTTGAGTAATATTATGCATAGATCGGGAGTCGCCATGGCTTGGAACGTGTTCAAGTTCTGCATAGTTTTGCGAGGTCTGGGGTCGGTCATGATCCTCCTGGTTCTTGGGGTCGTCGGTGTCACCTATTACACTGTCGTTTTCACCAATTACGGCCCGGCTTTGTACGATGGCGGCCTTGACTCTCTCATTGCCGTTGGCGTATTGATCATATTTCATTGCTTGGTAAGGGTTCTTCCAAAAActattaaattttgggtttttttaacattttttttgtgAGGTTGATGGGTTTTCTGTTAGAGGTTCTGGGTTTTAGAATCTGTGGCTTTTGGTTTTGTAATTACAAAATCtgccatttttttctttcaaatgttcCAAGAACTTTGAACTTACTTGGAGCTTCTTTTGGCAGTAATTTCTAGAATTCTTTTAGCTTTCTGGGTAAATTGGAGTGTATATTAATTTGTGTTTAGCTTAAAGCAGTCAAGATATGGTGTCTGATTAAGTGTATTAGAGAAAATTAGGCTAAAAGTGGAAAGCTTGTTATAATGTTGCAGTTGGTGATGCTGTTATGGAGTTATTTTTCTGTTGTTTTGACGGATCCGGGTGGTGTGCCACCTAATTGGAGGCCTGCTGTTGATGAAGAGAGAGGGCAGGCTGACCCATTGACTTGGTCGGATTTTAATGGTTTGCAGCCTGACCCCTCTAATCTGAGGATCCGGTACTGCCGGAAGTGCAACCAGCTGAAACCACCTCGTTGCCATCATTGCTCAGTTTGTGAGTCACCCATatctgtgttttttttctttccgtaATATCAGTTAGCgatattttgttttgctttgttaTATTCTTTTGTCTTTATATCAGAGCATGAAATTATTTCAACTTTCAGGTGGGCGGTGTGTACTGAAAATGGATCACCATTGTGTATGGGTTGTTCATTGTGTTGGGGCCTTAAATTACaagtattttcttcttttcttggtaAGTTTGTTTTCTGCATAAGCGGAAAGACTTTTCAAGAGGAGATTATATTTGAATGAGTTAGACTTTATTCCAACTACGAAAGGATTCCGTTTTCATTATCTTATAATATGCCCTAAGGGTccatttgataatcatttcgttttcactttttagttttcacttttttggCAACTACTttcagttttaaaaaaaatgaaagctgAAAACCAAAAAGTCTCAAGGCCAAATTTTGAATACTCAAGGAagtagttttcagttttcattttcttgaaactgaaagtagttaccaaacaacatttcagttttcaaaaaagcGAAAAgtgaaaacgaaatggttatcaaacggccCCTAATGTTTTCTCTGCACCCTAGCCtgcaaatttttatttgatgaTCTTGTTGCCAAGAACTATTCTAATTGCATTTTAGCTTTATTCTCTGAGGTATGAGACTTACACATGATTATGAGTAGTGATACTACGAATCTATGATAGTCAAGCTGGTAGTACAAAGGTACTTGCATTTAAGTCGTGCGCCCTAGTTGGGGAGCATTTCCAATAAAGGTACTTTGATTAGATGTTAAGGGTGTTGGGGCTAGTTTCCATTGTTCTCAAAGGGAGAGCTGGGTGACCTCTCTGATGTGCAACATTTCATGGAACGTTAACATGACTTATGGTTTTCTGAATCCACCATAGGGGTAAACTGTGTTTTCCTTTTTGTAGATAACTCATAGCACATGCATCACACCTTGAAGAGCAAATCTTAAAAAGGAACTCCATAATTTAACTTTTGGAATGATTGTTGGATTATAAGAAGTATAACCTTGTGGACATTATTTCATAAATTAGGAACATGGTCCTTTTGGGATGTATATAATTTTGTAAGTgggttatatatataaatcagaTATGAGCTTCTGTAATGAGTTTTTCCTAGCGTTAATAAAATGGTCTTGGACTGCAGGCTAAGTTGATGGttacaaaatttgataaaagaagaaaatctGAACAGATGaactaatttttgtttctaTGGACAGGGACTTGCAACTAAATCCAAATTTCTTAATGATTTTGGGTAAATACACACAGAAAAATACATT encodes the following:
- the LOC126613728 gene encoding probable protein S-acyltransferase 14; the encoded protein is MHRSGVAMAWNVFKFCIVLRGLGSVMILLVLGVVGVTYYTVVFTNYGPALYDGGLDSLIAVGVLIIFHCLLVMLLWSYFSVVLTDPGGVPPNWRPAVDEERGQADPLTWSDFNGLQPDPSNLRIRYCRKCNQLKPPRCHHCSVCGRCVLKMDHHCVWVVHCVGALNYKYFLLFLFYTFLETSVVTLSLLPHLISFFNEGEIPGTPSTLATTFLAFVLNLAFALSVLGFLIMHISLVAANTTTIEAYEKKTSFKWRYDLGRKKNFEQVFGTDKRYWFMPAYSDEDLRRIPALQGLEYPSNPEFDSQEF